A window of the Deinococcus gobiensis I-0 genome harbors these coding sequences:
- a CDS encoding cytochrome b yields the protein MNQWLEERLHISRLNDKFLRKAFPVHHSFFLGEITLFSLVILILTGVILALSYEPSNSLVTNSFDPGTAAKPNLIPAAFHSALKINAMPFGDMLRRIHHWTANIMVAAAVIHMMRIYFTGAFKKPREINWWIGMMLLIFSALTAVTGYILPYDNYAYNTVKVVYGIVASIPWVGQWVAQAAFAGAFPGEGIIPRIYGYHIMLLPAILIALTAAHMVIMIKQKHTQPQYAKRIAYKKIVGVPLMTQQTPIMLLLALVFAGIIVLFSAFIPVHPVEFFGPPSTTPINNIKPDWYLLWVFGLLAIIPSFEINLWGGAIGAEFVGAIIMPTIVLVAMFAVPMLDRARDSQYYAENPTNHPVRLAAGVAFMAMLLVMSVAGYKPELISANILTTANSNAILWILTVVVPAVCYFGVLGIVRGIRTLREADERDRALHAAHADD from the coding sequence ATGAACCAGTGGCTGGAGGAACGTCTGCACATCTCGCGCCTGAACGACAAGTTCCTGCGCAAAGCCTTCCCTGTTCACCACAGTTTTTTCCTGGGTGAAATCACGCTGTTCAGCCTGGTCATCCTGATCCTGACCGGCGTCATCCTGGCCCTCTCGTACGAGCCGAGCAACAGCCTGGTCACGAACTCGTTCGACCCCGGCACGGCGGCCAAGCCCAACCTGATCCCGGCGGCCTTCCACTCGGCTCTGAAGATCAACGCGATGCCCTTCGGGGACATGCTGCGCCGCATCCACCACTGGACGGCGAACATCATGGTGGCGGCGGCCGTCATCCACATGATGCGCATCTACTTCACAGGGGCGTTCAAGAAGCCGCGCGAGATCAACTGGTGGATCGGCATGATGCTGCTGATCTTCTCGGCCCTGACCGCCGTGACCGGCTACATCCTCCCCTACGACAACTACGCCTACAACACCGTGAAGGTCGTGTATGGCATCGTGGCCTCGATTCCCTGGGTGGGCCAGTGGGTCGCGCAGGCGGCGTTCGCGGGGGCCTTCCCCGGCGAGGGCATCATCCCGCGCATCTACGGCTACCACATCATGCTGCTGCCGGCCATCCTGATCGCGCTGACCGCTGCGCACATGGTCATCATGATCAAGCAGAAGCACACGCAGCCGCAGTACGCCAAGCGCATCGCCTACAAGAAGATCGTCGGCGTGCCGCTCATGACCCAGCAGACCCCCATCATGCTGCTGCTGGCGCTGGTGTTCGCGGGCATCATCGTGCTGTTCAGCGCGTTCATCCCCGTACACCCGGTCGAGTTCTTCGGGCCGCCCAGCACCACCCCGATCAACAACATCAAGCCTGACTGGTACCTGCTGTGGGTCTTCGGCCTGCTGGCGATCATCCCGAGCTTCGAGATCAACCTCTGGGGCGGGGCCATCGGCGCGGAGTTTGTGGGCGCCATCATCATGCCGACCATCGTGCTCGTGGCGATGTTCGCTGTGCCCATGCTTGACCGCGCGCGCGACAGCCAGTACTACGCCGAGAACCCCACCAACCATCCGGTGCGGCTGGCGGCGGGCGTGGCCTTCATGGCGATGCTGCTCGTGATGTCGGTGGCGGGCTACAAGCCCGAACTCATCAGCGCCAACATCCTCACGACCGCCAACTCCAACGCGATCCTGTGGATCCTGACCGTGGTTGTACCGGCGGTGTGCTACTTCGGCGTCCTGGGGATCGTCCGGGGTATCCGCACCCTGCGTGAAGCCGACGAGCGCGACCGCGCCCTGCACGCGGCGCACGCCGACGACTGA
- a CDS encoding ubiquinol-cytochrome c reductase iron-sulfur subunit, whose product MTRYKREDPEITRRKFINTALGATAAVGTVSLVSALGTANPVFRLTRDKMPPLKGDILVHASEDKEGQPVTVAELGEKLVRAWPQGKDAQGQPLIRKGDPNNVLALYKFPKGQIVAPTNMDATIDGEIVAYSDICTHAGCSVGDNDQQVGEMKCPCHSGQYDPKRACMVVGGPPPRRLAQLPIRLEGSNLVVADFFLENPYPFNESEWEARKKAVEDQLG is encoded by the coding sequence ATGACCCGTTACAAGAGAGAAGATCCCGAAATCACGCGCCGCAAGTTCATCAACACTGCCCTCGGGGCGACGGCCGCCGTCGGCACGGTGAGCCTGGTCAGTGCGCTGGGCACCGCCAACCCGGTGTTCCGCCTGACCCGCGACAAGATGCCTCCCCTCAAGGGCGACATCCTGGTCCACGCCTCCGAGGACAAGGAAGGCCAGCCGGTCACGGTCGCCGAACTGGGCGAGAAGCTCGTGCGCGCATGGCCGCAGGGGAAAGACGCCCAGGGCCAGCCCCTGATCCGCAAGGGCGACCCCAACAACGTCCTGGCGCTCTACAAGTTCCCCAAGGGCCAGATCGTCGCGCCGACCAACATGGACGCGACCATCGACGGCGAAATCGTGGCCTACAGCGACATCTGCACGCACGCCGGCTGCTCGGTGGGCGACAACGACCAGCAGGTGGGCGAGATGAAGTGCCCCTGCCACTCGGGGCAGTACGACCCCAAGCGCGCGTGCATGGTGGTCGGTGGGCCGCCCCCTCGCCGCCTGGCGCAGTTGCCGATTCGGTTGGAAGGCAGCAATCTCGTGGTCGCTGACTTCTTCCTGGAAAACCCGTACCCATTCAACGAATCGGAGTGGGAAGCCCGCAAGAAAGCCGTGGAGGATCAACTCGGATGA
- a CDS encoding c-type cytochrome produces MERNDAVMPWVAIVCAAIMWIILLFLFNKETAPEPVAVDPAVVASISKDYPTLGKQVFEQGVASAGAIACAGCHGLQGQGGAGPKLSGDEKLLKDPVYIHSIVVKGKGGMPAFGGKLSDREIYAVANYVLHSWGNNIAEPLTPAQVAEGQSKVDPAVLKNRSRFVPEDIKLPEIFLATFIMVLLSYGLIGLYSVWAEGVELHPGIHKVRATPVAMLSMVITLILSVVFSVLFVRQMMVDYAGWAAREPVMPNVTAEGFYAAMIVLTLAAAVGLYKKFFMDGEVLVEDASGEFPW; encoded by the coding sequence GTGGAAAGAAACGACGCTGTCATGCCCTGGGTCGCCATCGTCTGCGCGGCCATCATGTGGATCATTCTGCTGTTTCTCTTTAACAAGGAAACGGCCCCCGAGCCGGTGGCGGTCGACCCGGCCGTCGTGGCGAGCATCAGCAAGGATTACCCCACGCTGGGCAAACAGGTCTTTGAGCAGGGCGTCGCCTCTGCCGGGGCCATCGCCTGTGCGGGCTGCCACGGCCTTCAGGGTCAGGGCGGGGCCGGTCCCAAGCTCTCGGGCGACGAGAAGCTGCTCAAGGACCCCGTCTACATTCACAGCATCGTCGTGAAGGGCAAGGGCGGGATGCCCGCGTTCGGCGGCAAGCTCAGCGACCGGGAAATCTACGCGGTCGCCAACTATGTGCTGCACTCGTGGGGCAACAACATCGCCGAGCCGCTCACGCCCGCTCAGGTCGCCGAGGGCCAGAGCAAGGTCGATCCGGCCGTGCTCAAAAACCGCTCGCGCTTCGTGCCCGAGGACATTAAGCTGCCCGAAATCTTCCTGGCGACCTTCATCATGGTGCTGCTCTCGTACGGCCTGATCGGTCTGTACAGCGTGTGGGCCGAAGGCGTCGAGCTGCATCCCGGCATCCATAAGGTGCGCGCCACCCCGGTCGCGATGCTCTCGATGGTCATCACCCTGATCCTGAGCGTGGTGTTCAGCGTGCTGTTCGTACGCCAGATGATGGTCGACTACGCCGGCTGGGCCGCGCGCGAACCCGTGATGCCCAACGTGACCGCCGAAGGCTTCTACGCCGCGATGATCGTGCTGACGCTGGCCGCCGCCGTGGGCCTGTACAAGAAGTTCTTCATGGATGGCGAGGTGCTGGTCGAGGACGCCAGCGGCGAATTCCCCTGGTGA